The DNA segment TGTACCAAAACCATCCTTAAAGCCTCTTGTACCATTACTTCTTAAGAATTTTTTTACAGAGCCAGCACCTGCAAGGTGTGCTGCAGCAAGAAGTCCTGATTCGGTAATTTTAATACCATTAATAACCTTACCTTCATACTTAGGTATCTCTCTACGGAGCTCCCACTTATTTTTAGCTAAAAGTGCTTTAAAAGCTCTCTCTTGAAGCTTAGGGCTATTTAAAAATGCCTGAGTATCGGTTATTCCTACTGCTCGCAATGTAACTTTACCAAATTGGTACTTACCCATATAACCGTATGGATTAACTAACTTATATAGTCCTTGAGACTCTTTAGTAGCTACTGCTTGTTTAAAACCGATAAACGATTTTCCAGTAAAAGGAACTGATATTTTTGCGGTTTCGCTTACTGCCGGAACAGTATAATTTAAAACTTCATCCTCCGCCAAATGAAATCCTTCTATTTTACCAAATTGCTTTGCTTCGTTGGGTCTAAAACCCGAACTTACAATTGAAATAATAAGGGCTAAGCCCATAAAATAAATCCATTGTTTTTTAATCATAAAGTTTTATTTCTCATAGTCTGTCACCCTGATGAAATTTACAGGGCGCAAAAGTACAAAAATTTTTTAACCTGATATACAGTGGTTTAACTTTAATTATAATCTTTAACATTTTTGAGCACCTCAAAAACATCATTAAAATTCGCTAAGCTCTTGCAAACATTGATACTAAAGAGACATTGCATAAAATATTATTCTCGCAGTGAAATTTAACAAAAAACAACTTTATAAAAAGAATATTCTCAGTGTTTTTTAACAAATATGAACAAGTGTAATTATCGTTTTATGCCCATTTTTTCTACCCAAGCATGATATTTTTTGCTGTTAGCTTGGTGCTGCGCTCCGGTAACAGCAAACTCATGATAACCAAAATTGGTTACACTTGCACAAAAATAAATATAATTATGCTGTTCTGGATTTAGTACTGCCTCTAGTGCCGAAATATCGGGCATAGCAATAAGACCAGGCGGTACTCCTTGATGCATATAAGTATTATAAGGCGAATCTATAGTAAGGTCTTTATATAAAACTCGTTTTATTACTTGGTCAAAATCACCCGATTCTTTTTTCATGGCATAAATAACCGTAGGGTCGGCTTCGAGCTTCATTCCTTTTTTAAGCCTATTTAAATAAACCCCTGCCACTCTTGGGCGTTCGTCTGCCTTTACTGTTTCTTTATGAACTATAGCAGCTAATGATGATACTTGTAACGGTGTAAGATTTAATGCTTCGGCTTTAGCAATACGTTCTGGTGTCCAAAATTTCCTGTATTCTTTTGCAAGCTTTTCTCGTATCTTTCGTGGAGAGGTATCCCAAAAAAACTCGTATGTATTAGGTATAAAAATACTCAACACATTATCTTCGGTAAAACCATTCTCTGCTAGAAAAGTTTTATTAGTAAATGATTTTAGTAAAGCTACGCTATCAGCCTCTACCTGTACAGCAATTCTGCCTACAGCACGTTCTAATGTTTCTTGATTATTAAATGATACGTTTACGGGTACAGGCTGCCTCAGCGCATTAATAATATCATTACTATTCATTCCTCTCTTAAGTATAAACTTTCCAGCTTTTACATATTGCGGATATGATTTTTTTTGCGCCACCATTCTAAAGCGCTCCATATCTTGTATAAAAGGCTTTACACTATCTTCTACTTGTGCATATATTGCATCCGAAGGAATATATATGGCTATTCTATCTTGTGAAAACGATGTGTTCTCAGAAAATATATCTTTATATATTAGGTAGCCATATATTGTACCTGCTGTTATAACTACTAAAGAGAAAAGTGCTACAAATCTTCTGAATTTCAAAATAATATGATGTTAAGATTGATGAATTAATTGGTACATTGCTTCGTCGGTATATTTATTTACTCTTTTATTCCAGTCTTTTTTTATACCCGTACATACAAAACCAAAATTAGTAAAAAGAGCTATACTCGGTACATTCTCAGTATTAATATTTGCATATAACTGATGAAGCTGTAACCGTGTAAAAGCATAATTTATTAAAAGCTTTAATGCCTGACCTCCAAAACCTATATTTCTGTTGGCTGTTTCTTTTATTACTATACCTACCCCTGCCCTTTTGTTTACCGGGTCAAAATCAAAAAGGTCGATAAGCCCTATAGCTTCAAAACTGTCATTTTTGCAAATGGCAAGACGCAGTTGTTTGGCTTCAAATATATCCTGATGTGCATTCTCTAAATATTGTCTTATTAAAAAGCGACTGTAAGGTGTTATGGTATTACTTACCTCCCACACCACTTCGTTATTCTCCATTTGGTAAACAAATTCCAAGTCGTCGGGTTCTAATGCTCTTAGGTATATATTTTCGCCCTGTAATGTTACCATTTCATTTCACCTTTAAAAACAAATGTTGCAGGACCTGTTAAATAAATCTCTGTAAATTGTTTGTTGTTTTGTTTAAATGAAACTTCAAGCTCCCCACCCTCTGTATTTAGTAAAACTGTATTATTCTCTGTTTTATTAAGCACTTTCATGGCTATAGCTACTGCTGTTACCCCTGTACCGCAAGAAAGCGTTTCATCTTCTACTCCACGCTCATAGGTACGCACTGAAAATTTGTCAGTTTCTCCCTGTTTTACAAAATTAACGTTAGAACCTTTATCGCCATACAAACCACTATAACGAATACCTGCGCCTATAGTTTTTACATCAAAAGTTTCTAATTCGTCTACTAACTCCACATGATGTGGCGAACCAGTATCGAGAAACACATAATTTTCATATACAGCAACAGCATTAACATCTTTCATTTGCAAAGACACAATATCATTTTCATCTATAGTAGCATAGTGCCTACCATCTATTGCTTTAAAAGTAGCATCGTCATCTATAATATCTAGTTTCTTAGCAAACGCTACTATACACCTGCCCCCATTACCGCACATACTACTCTCATTTCCATCGGCATTAAAATATACCATACGAAAATCGGTATCACTATCGTTCTCTAATAGTATTAACCCGTCAGCACCAATGCCAAACTTACGATCGCAAAGTTTTTCAATCAGTTTGGTATTATTTTTGGAAAAGGTATCAGTACGATTATCAACCATAATGAAATCGTTTCCTGTGCCTTGATATTTATAAAATGTGTGTTGCATTATTTTTTAACTATTAAGCAAAAATACAAATAAATGGCTGGGTAACCATTGTAAATATCTTACCCTCAAAAAAAAATATTTTTTACTATAAACCATTAATATATTAAATACTGTTTAAGATTATGAAGAGAATTTCAAGCCTTTTTATTGTAGCATTACTAAGTGGAGCTACTACGCTTGGAGCTTACAAACTGGTATTTGATGAGGATACTGCAAACACCTCCCTATCAGTTGCTCCAGCACAAACAAACTATACTAAAACAGTGGCATTAGGTGCCGAAAATGTAGATTTTACTAAAGCTGCCGATGAGGCAGTACATACTGTTGTACACGTCAAGAACGTTTCGTACTCCAAAACTCCCTCTAACCCTATTATGGAATATTTTTACGGCTATCGTGGTGGCGAGCAGCGAGCTCAAGTAGGTACAGGCTCTGGGGTTATAATTACCGAAGATGGTTATATAGTAACCAATAACCATGTGATACAAAATGCATCAGAACTTGAGGTAACACTTAATGATAACAGGTCGTATAAAGCGCGCTTAGTAGGCACTGACTCTAAAATGGATATTGCTTTACTTAAAGTTGATACTGATGAAAAGCTGGCTTATGCAACTTTTGGCAATTCAGATGATATTAAAGTAGGCGAATGGGTGCTTGCCGTAGGTAACCCTTATAACTTAACCTCTACTGTTACAGCAGGTATTGTTTCGGCTAAAGCACGTAATCTAAGTAAAGATGGTATACAGTCTTTTATACAAACAGATGCTGCCGTTAACCCTGGTAACAGTGGTGGTGCATTAGTAAACACACATGGCGAACTTGTAGGTATTAATACCATGATATCATCTACAACAGGATCTTATGTAGGGTATTCTTTTGCAGTACCTTCTAATATTGCTCGAAAAATTATAGAAGACATTATGGAGTTTGGCAATGTACAGCGTGGTGTACTTGGTGTACAAGGTGGCGAACTTAACAGCTCAGTATCAAAAGAGCTGGGTATTGCCGAAACACAAGGATTCTATGTAAATAGTATTGTGAAAGACTCGGGAGCTGATAAAGCAGGTATTAAAAAAGGTGATATTATTACTGCAATAGATAATAAGCCTGTATACGGCTTCTCTGACCTGAATGCTGCTATAATTACTAAAAGACCTAATGATGTAGTAAAAGTAGGTATTAATAGAGATGGCGATAAGCTTACCATTCCTGTACGTCTTACTAAAAATGAAATATACTCTTACAGCGGTCTCGAACTTGAAAACTTGAGTACTGCCGAAAAGAATAAAATGAAACTTAACTATGGCGTAAGAATAAAAAATATCACTGATGAGCGTTATATGCCTTACTATGATGAACTAAAAGACGGTATTATACTGAGCATTGACAACGTAAAGGCTAAGGATATAGAAACAGTATCTAACGTGCTTTCGGGTAAAAATCCTAATCAAAAAACTCGTGTAGAAATGTTAACTAAAAATGGTGAATTAGTACGATTTTTAATCTAAAAAAAACTTACTTTTTTACCCAAAAAATCCCTGTACATATATGTACAGGGATTTTTATTTTAAGGTAAAAGATATGACAAAACGCAACTTAATGATAACATTAGGATAAATATTATGTGGTTTTGATTTAGGTATTTTTGAGCAAAACTACGAAATACGGATAATGAAAAAGAAAACTGCACGAAAGCTAGAATACTTTTTACATTTTATTACTGCACTACTACTCATTTTAAAAGGAGTTGATGAAATAATTAAAGAACTCTACTATCCTGGGTTTATTATAATAGGATTAGCAGCTATTGTGTTAGTTATTGCTTTTTTTTGGCGCAGCCTCAATATAAAACCAAAACAAGCGCGCATTATATGTTGGTATCTTGAGTCTCCTGCTCTTTTGGTAACATCATATATGTTACATCTCGAAAAGAAAGAGTTTATGCCTCATATATTTTTGCTGGCTGCAATAATGTATCCGGCAATGGGTTTTATTTCTTCTAAAAAATTCAAGAAAATAAGAAAGTCGGCTGCATAGCCGACTTTCTTTTATATTTCAAGTAAATACTTATCTACTTCTTAACAACTTTAATAGTTTTAGAAGCTCCATCAGAAGTTACTTTAACAAGGTAAGTACCTGCTGAAAGCTCAGCCATATTAACTGTCATTTCTTTTTGATTACCATATTGTCCTATTACTTTTTGTCCTATTAGGTTAAATACTTCAACACTCTCTATAACATTTGTGTAAGAAAGGTTTAAAATATCATTTACAGGGTTAGGGTGATATGTAAAAGTACCTGTAGCAAAATCTTCTCTACCTAATACTATATCAACAGTAACTGCAAAAGGCTCACTTTCGCAACCATCTACGGTTTGCGTTACATAATATGTTGCACTCTCTGTCATTTCAGTATTAAGAGAAATAGCATTCTCTCCTGCTAATGCATCTGCTTCAGAGGCATACCATGTATACATAGCATCATCAATTCCTTCAACTACAATTTGCCCTACTATAGGATAAACCAACATATCTGAATCATAGTCAAACTGCTGTGTAGATGAACCTGTTGGTGCAGGAACTACTGGTACAGCATCAATAACTACTGCAATTGACTCACTAATACAGCCTTCGTTATTTTGAACAGAAACCATATAAGAACCTGGATCTAAATCTTCAAATGTTGAAGAAGATTGATAATTAACACCATCTATAGAATAAACAGCATCTATACCAGCAGACGAAGTCACTTCTAATGAACCTGTTGGTGCAATACAAGTAGGCTGTACAATAGTACTCACTGTAGGTGCTTCTGGTGCTTCTGGTGCTAATTCTATAACTACACTTGTAGCTACAGCAAAACAACCTTCTTCACTTACATATACATCATAAGTACCAGACAAAACGCCTTCAAATATGGGTGATGATTGGTATACCATCCCATCTATACTATATTCATATTCTGTTCCTAATGGAGCAGTAACCTCTATAGTACCTGATGATTCGACACAAGTTGGCTGAACACTCTCTACAGTAGCACTCTCTACAGTAACTACATGAGCAACAACAGCGGTACGAGTTTCACTTTCACATCCCTCAT comes from the Flavobacterium arcticum genome and includes:
- the mltG gene encoding endolytic transglycosylase MltG, with translation MKFRRFVALFSLVVITAGTIYGYLIYKDIFSENTSFSQDRIAIYIPSDAIYAQVEDSVKPFIQDMERFRMVAQKKSYPQYVKAGKFILKRGMNSNDIINALRQPVPVNVSFNNQETLERAVGRIAVQVEADSVALLKSFTNKTFLAENGFTEDNVLSIFIPNTYEFFWDTSPRKIREKLAKEYRKFWTPERIAKAEALNLTPLQVSSLAAIVHKETVKADERPRVAGVYLNRLKKGMKLEADPTVIYAMKKESGDFDQVIKRVLYKDLTIDSPYNTYMHQGVPPGLIAMPDISALEAVLNPEQHNYIYFCASVTNFGYHEFAVTGAQHQANSKKYHAWVEKMGIKR
- the dapF gene encoding diaminopimelate epimerase — protein: MQHTFYKYQGTGNDFIMVDNRTDTFSKNNTKLIEKLCDRKFGIGADGLILLENDSDTDFRMVYFNADGNESSMCGNGGRCIVAFAKKLDIIDDDATFKAIDGRHYATIDENDIVSLQMKDVNAVAVYENYVFLDTGSPHHVELVDELETFDVKTIGAGIRYSGLYGDKGSNVNFVKQGETDKFSVRTYERGVEDETLSCGTGVTAVAIAMKVLNKTENNTVLLNTEGGELEVSFKQNNKQFTEIYLTGPATFVFKGEMKW
- a CDS encoding GNAT family N-acetyltransferase — translated: MVTLQGENIYLRALEPDDLEFVYQMENNEVVWEVSNTITPYSRFLIRQYLENAHQDIFEAKQLRLAICKNDSFEAIGLIDLFDFDPVNKRAGVGIVIKETANRNIGFGGQALKLLINYAFTRLQLHQLYANINTENVPSIALFTNFGFVCTGIKKDWNKRVNKYTDEAMYQLIHQS
- a CDS encoding peptidoglycan-binding protein LysM codes for the protein MIKKQWIYFMGLALIISIVSSGFRPNEAKQFGKIEGFHLAEDEVLNYTVPAVSETAKISVPFTGKSFIGFKQAVATKESQGLYKLVNPYGYMGKYQFGKVTLRAVGITDTQAFLNSPKLQERAFKALLAKNKWELRREIPKYEGKVINGIKITESGLLAAAHLAGAGSVKKFLRSNGTRGFKDGFGTSLRSYIKKFEGYDTSNIVADRSAKVKLN
- a CDS encoding S1C family serine protease, translating into MKRISSLFIVALLSGATTLGAYKLVFDEDTANTSLSVAPAQTNYTKTVALGAENVDFTKAADEAVHTVVHVKNVSYSKTPSNPIMEYFYGYRGGEQRAQVGTGSGVIITEDGYIVTNNHVIQNASELEVTLNDNRSYKARLVGTDSKMDIALLKVDTDEKLAYATFGNSDDIKVGEWVLAVGNPYNLTSTVTAGIVSAKARNLSKDGIQSFIQTDAAVNPGNSGGALVNTHGELVGINTMISSTTGSYVGYSFAVPSNIARKIIEDIMEFGNVQRGVLGVQGGELNSSVSKELGIAETQGFYVNSIVKDSGADKAGIKKGDIITAIDNKPVYGFSDLNAAIITKRPNDVVKVGINRDGDKLTIPVRLTKNEIYSYSGLELENLSTAEKNKMKLNYGVRIKNITDERYMPYYDELKDGIILSIDNVKAKDIETVSNVLSGKNPNQKTRVEMLTKNGELVRFLI